A single window of Martelella sp. NC20 DNA harbors:
- a CDS encoding LysR family transcriptional regulator → MAGSAVLSRLPNLRHFVEVACGGSFRAAANKMNIAPSAVSKQIKNLEETLGVGLFIRDRDRVGLELTEAGEILLRRCTSVINELVVAREELQELHGIQRGHLRLGVNEVLATDLLPGVLDSLHRNYPNLKYTIMVENTPDMLARLREGDIEVGLGYNIPFAEEFEILATLERRTYLITPNNHPLAKRRHVKLEEVAGEKFIFPNPSLTLHQMLHDAFIRSGVDVRPSMTTNSFALLRQMVENGMGVSMVIGRFLQRKTEQITFIEITDVAIDRKPLSCCRIAGRTPSTSSLAFNGGIKALFLRCMADNPVSTRIQW, encoded by the coding sequence ATGGCCGGCAGCGCGGTTCTCTCCCGCCTTCCCAATCTCCGGCATTTTGTCGAGGTTGCCTGCGGAGGTTCCTTTCGCGCAGCCGCAAACAAGATGAATATCGCGCCGTCTGCCGTGAGCAAACAGATCAAAAATCTTGAAGAAACGCTGGGCGTTGGGCTCTTCATTCGTGACCGTGACCGGGTGGGACTTGAACTGACGGAAGCCGGCGAAATTTTGCTGCGTCGTTGCACCTCGGTCATCAATGAGCTGGTCGTGGCGCGCGAAGAATTGCAGGAACTGCATGGCATTCAGCGCGGCCATCTTCGCCTTGGGGTCAATGAGGTGCTTGCGACAGACCTGCTGCCAGGCGTTTTGGATAGTCTGCACCGCAATTACCCCAATCTAAAATACACGATCATGGTGGAGAATACGCCTGATATGCTGGCCCGGCTGCGCGAAGGGGATATTGAGGTCGGGCTTGGCTACAATATTCCCTTTGCAGAAGAGTTTGAAATTCTGGCGACCCTGGAACGCCGCACCTACCTGATTACACCCAATAACCACCCTCTGGCCAAGCGACGCCATGTCAAGCTGGAGGAGGTCGCTGGTGAAAAGTTCATCTTTCCTAACCCGTCTTTGACGTTGCATCAGATGCTTCATGATGCCTTCATCCGCTCCGGTGTCGATGTCCGGCCCAGCATGACCACCAATTCGTTCGCCCTGCTCAGGCAGATGGTAGAAAATGGCATGGGTGTCAGCATGGTCATTGGCCGCTTCCTGCAACGCAAAACCGAGCAGATCACCTTCATCGAAATCACCGATGTCGCCATTGACCGCAAACCGCTTTCATGCTGCCGCATTGCGGGGCGTACGCCCAGCACCTCGTCACTTGCCTTTAACGGGGGCATCAAGGCGCTTTTTTTGCGCTGTATGGCGGATAATCCCGTTTCAACGCGGATCCAGTGGTGA
- a CDS encoding cupin domain-containing protein — translation MRGDERLVVREIPPVDPAFDCEFNIMSFEPGASLAYVETHFMEHGLLILDGGGVYRLDKDGYPVTVGDAIWMDPHVPQWFGALGRNPSRYLIYKNYNRSPLDPR, via the coding sequence TTGCGGGGCGACGAACGTTTGGTGGTTCGGGAAATACCGCCTGTCGATCCTGCCTTTGATTGCGAATTTAATATCATGAGCTTCGAGCCTGGCGCGTCGCTTGCCTATGTCGAAACCCATTTCATGGAACATGGCCTTCTGATCCTTGATGGCGGCGGTGTTTATAGACTGGACAAAGATGGGTATCCGGTGACCGTCGGCGATGCGATCTGGATGGACCCGCATGTGCCGCAATGGTTTGGCGCGCTGGGGCGCAATCCGTCCCGCTATCTCATTTATAAGAACTATAACCGCTCACCACTGGATCCGCGTTGA
- a CDS encoding efflux RND transporter periplasmic adaptor subunit translates to MPHRFSLIAFIVCVIALSLFLISRGGAVTEPEGASSYTQAPAQVTTLTLALERIVLIEELPGRVAAYRRVEIRPQVSGIIKKRYAEGGTEVEAGQVLFEIDPALLQADLETARAGVTRAEGALAHARQGLARAEALVAENVTSRKNYEDARNELTMAEANLAEAQAVAHRRKLDLDFATIRSPIKGYVGRTLADEGALASSQTELAVVQELDRVYVDLRLPATKLDGLQSAADEGLGPVEILDADGKPHPRPGRVVLSDVTVDPGTGNAMVRVEVENPGLRLLPGMYVRARLPRGVLPDALLVPEEAIVRNGAGEAQIVVVTVDGRAERRDVVLGDVIGGRLVVTSGLKAGETIVIRGQDRVQDGTRVSPVTASQEAAPAAGKH, encoded by the coding sequence ATGCCGCACCGCTTTTCGCTCATCGCCTTCATCGTTTGCGTAATCGCCCTCTCATTGTTCCTGATTTCCCGAGGCGGTGCGGTTACGGAACCGGAAGGCGCATCCTCTTATACGCAGGCTCCCGCGCAGGTCACCACCCTGACGCTTGCACTGGAGCGCATCGTCCTGATCGAGGAGCTTCCCGGGCGCGTGGCGGCCTATCGGCGGGTCGAGATCCGGCCGCAGGTGAGCGGCATCATCAAGAAGCGGTATGCCGAAGGCGGGACCGAGGTCGAGGCCGGACAGGTCCTTTTCGAAATCGACCCGGCCCTGCTTCAGGCCGATCTCGAAACCGCGCGGGCAGGGGTGACGCGTGCCGAAGGGGCGCTGGCGCATGCGCGGCAAGGGTTGGCGCGTGCCGAAGCGCTTGTGGCGGAAAACGTGACGAGCCGCAAGAATTACGAAGACGCCCGCAACGAGCTGACCATGGCAGAGGCGAACCTTGCCGAGGCCCAAGCGGTCGCTCACCGCCGAAAGCTGGACCTTGATTTCGCGACCATAAGGTCGCCGATCAAGGGCTATGTCGGGCGCACGCTGGCCGACGAAGGCGCTCTTGCCTCCAGCCAGACGGAGCTTGCCGTGGTGCAGGAACTGGACCGCGTCTATGTCGATCTGCGCCTGCCCGCAACGAAGCTCGATGGGTTGCAGTCTGCCGCCGACGAGGGCCTGGGCCCGGTCGAGATTCTGGACGCGGACGGCAAGCCGCATCCCCGTCCAGGCAGGGTGGTGCTCTCGGACGTCACAGTCGATCCGGGAACCGGCAATGCCATGGTTCGGGTCGAGGTGGAGAACCCCGGTCTCAGGCTTCTGCCCGGCATGTATGTTCGTGCGCGACTGCCGCGCGGTGTTCTTCCCGATGCGCTGCTGGTGCCGGAAGAGGCGATCGTGCGCAACGGCGCCGGCGAGGCGCAGATCGTGGTGGTGACCGTCGACGGGCGGGCCGAGCGGCGCGACGTGGTTCTGGGCGACGTCATCGGCGGACGTCTTGTCGTCACGTCAGGCCTGAAGGCCGGCGAGACAATCGTCATTCGCGGTCAGGATCGCGTGCAGGACGGGACGCGCGTCAGCCCGGTTACCGCCTCACAAGAAGCCGCACCGGCGGCCGGCAAGCATTAA
- a CDS encoding multidrug efflux RND transporter permease subunit, with amino-acid sequence MPQFFIDRPVFAWVIAIFIALAGLVAIPKLPVARFPDIAPPSISIFATYTGATVQTVNDSVVTPIEKELSSVKNVLYYESTADSTGGANITVTFKPGTNPELAQVDVQNRLKNAEPRLPAAVRRGGVSVEAAESGFLMVITLKSLSGETDELALGDYLTRNLSEELKRLPGVGRLQQFGSERAMRVWVDPAKLSAYNLTMADVTEAITRENAQVSPGRVGDEPTVPGTMISTPLTVHGQLNTPEEFAAIPLRSQADGARLLLSDVARVELGAQTLAFSVSSNGKPAAAAAIQMRPGANAVSTAAAIEKRLAELRPSMPKDMAIAISYNTAPFVKVSITKVVQTLVEAMVLVFLVILLFLQNIRYTLIPTIVAPIALLGTFAVMMAAGYSINVLTMFGMVLAIGIIVDDAIVVVENVERIMSRQGLSPRDATRQAMREISGAIVGITLVLAAVFIPMGMAAGSVGAIYRQFTLSMSVSILFSAFLALTLTPALCATILKPGQGQARSGFFGWFNRKFDSLTARYTGGVGWVLRRGGRMLVIYVVLLVVLGVGYARVATSFVPEEDQGNFMAMFELPAGATAERTRAVVSTYEAYTATRPDIVESTVILGFGFSGSGPNAAQAFTSLKDWGERKTTVNAEIAAAEAAMADIPEGMAMIMKPPAIESLGTTSGFVLRLEDRANSGPEALKAAEDQLIALASGSRLVTGVMADGLPDGQSIALRIDRQKALALGVPFSAISDMISTAIGSSYVNDFPNKGQLQQVVVQADAPARMHVEDVLRLKVRNIDGGMVALSEVVEPVWETTPLQLERYNGYPAANISGSAARGVSSGAAMTEMERLAQQLPKGFALEWTGQSLQERQSAAQAPMLLAASMLVVFLVLAALYESWSIPLSVMLVVPLGVLGAVLAVLARGLENDVFFKVGLITIIGLSAKNAILLVEYARHLRNDGMSLHRAVLQASRLRLRPIVMTSLAFILGVVPLMIAHGPGSEIQNAIGTGVFGGMLSATVLAVFFVPVLYVTVSRLTTRKSREKVPKKSTDPAA; translated from the coding sequence ATGCCACAATTCTTCATCGACCGCCCGGTCTTTGCCTGGGTGATTGCGATCTTCATAGCACTGGCTGGACTTGTCGCCATTCCGAAGCTTCCGGTGGCGCGCTTTCCGGACATTGCGCCGCCGAGCATCAGCATCTTCGCGACCTATACCGGCGCGACCGTGCAAACCGTCAATGACAGCGTGGTGACGCCCATCGAGAAGGAACTCTCGAGCGTCAAGAACGTGCTCTATTACGAATCCACCGCCGACTCGACCGGCGGCGCCAACATCACGGTGACGTTCAAGCCCGGTACCAATCCGGAACTGGCGCAGGTGGATGTGCAGAACCGCCTGAAGAATGCCGAACCGCGTCTTCCGGCGGCGGTCCGTCGCGGCGGCGTCAGCGTCGAGGCCGCTGAATCCGGGTTTCTGATGGTCATCACGCTGAAGTCGCTCAGCGGCGAGACCGACGAACTGGCTCTTGGCGACTACCTGACCCGCAATCTGAGCGAGGAGCTGAAGCGCCTTCCCGGCGTCGGTCGTCTCCAGCAGTTCGGGTCCGAGCGCGCCATGCGCGTCTGGGTCGATCCGGCGAAGCTTTCTGCTTACAACCTCACCATGGCCGACGTGACGGAAGCGATCACGCGCGAAAACGCGCAGGTTTCGCCCGGCCGGGTCGGCGACGAGCCGACGGTTCCGGGGACGATGATCTCGACGCCGCTGACCGTGCATGGCCAGTTGAACACGCCGGAGGAATTCGCGGCGATACCGCTCAGGTCGCAGGCTGACGGCGCGCGCCTTCTGCTATCGGATGTGGCGCGGGTGGAACTCGGCGCCCAGACGCTGGCTTTCAGCGTCAGCAGCAATGGCAAGCCGGCCGCCGCTGCCGCGATCCAGATGCGGCCCGGCGCAAACGCCGTCAGCACCGCCGCCGCGATCGAAAAGCGTCTGGCCGAACTGCGACCGTCAATGCCGAAGGATATGGCGATCGCGATCTCCTACAATACCGCGCCCTTCGTGAAGGTGTCGATCACCAAGGTCGTCCAGACCCTGGTCGAGGCGATGGTGCTGGTCTTTCTGGTGATCCTGCTGTTTCTGCAGAACATCCGCTATACGCTGATCCCGACCATCGTTGCGCCGATCGCGCTGCTGGGCACGTTCGCGGTGATGATGGCGGCCGGCTATTCGATCAATGTGCTGACGATGTTCGGCATGGTGCTCGCCATCGGCATCATCGTCGATGACGCCATCGTCGTCGTCGAGAATGTCGAACGGATCATGTCGCGGCAGGGGCTGTCGCCGCGCGACGCCACTCGCCAGGCCATGCGCGAGATTTCAGGCGCGATCGTCGGCATCACGCTGGTGCTTGCCGCCGTCTTCATACCGATGGGCATGGCCGCCGGTTCCGTCGGCGCGATCTATCGCCAGTTCACCCTGTCGATGTCGGTTTCGATCCTGTTTTCTGCCTTCCTCGCGCTGACTCTGACGCCGGCACTCTGCGCCACGATCCTTAAACCCGGGCAAGGCCAAGCCAGAAGCGGATTCTTCGGGTGGTTCAACAGAAAGTTCGATAGCCTGACCGCGCGTTATACCGGGGGCGTCGGCTGGGTGTTGCGGCGCGGCGGGCGGATGCTGGTCATCTATGTCGTGTTGCTGGTGGTGCTCGGCGTCGGCTATGCGCGGGTGGCGACGTCGTTCGTGCCGGAAGAGGACCAGGGAAACTTCATGGCGATGTTCGAGCTGCCGGCCGGCGCCACCGCCGAACGGACGCGCGCGGTCGTCTCGACCTATGAGGCCTATACCGCGACCCGGCCCGATATCGTCGAGAGCACCGTGATCCTGGGCTTCGGCTTTTCCGGCTCCGGTCCCAATGCCGCCCAGGCCTTCACCAGCCTGAAGGATTGGGGCGAGCGCAAGACCACGGTGAACGCGGAGATCGCGGCGGCGGAAGCCGCGATGGCGGATATTCCCGAAGGCATGGCGATGATCATGAAGCCGCCGGCGATCGAATCGCTCGGCACCACCTCCGGCTTCGTACTGCGGCTGGAGGACCGGGCCAATTCCGGCCCGGAAGCGCTGAAGGCGGCCGAGGACCAGTTGATCGCGCTGGCATCCGGAAGCAGGCTGGTGACCGGCGTGATGGCGGATGGGCTACCCGATGGCCAGAGCATCGCCCTCAGGATCGATCGTCAGAAGGCGCTGGCGCTTGGCGTGCCGTTCTCGGCCATCAGCGACATGATTTCGACGGCGATCGGATCGAGCTATGTCAACGACTTTCCCAACAAGGGCCAGCTTCAGCAGGTGGTCGTGCAGGCCGACGCGCCCGCAAGGATGCATGTCGAGGATGTGCTGCGTCTGAAGGTGCGCAATATCGATGGCGGCATGGTCGCCCTGTCTGAGGTCGTCGAGCCCGTCTGGGAAACGACGCCCCTGCAACTGGAGCGCTACAACGGTTACCCGGCTGCCAATATCTCGGGTTCGGCGGCGCGGGGCGTCTCGAGCGGCGCGGCGATGACGGAGATGGAGCGTCTGGCGCAACAATTGCCGAAGGGCTTCGCGCTGGAGTGGACCGGCCAATCCCTGCAGGAAAGACAATCCGCCGCGCAGGCGCCAATGCTGCTGGCGGCCTCGATGCTGGTCGTGTTCCTCGTGCTTGCCGCACTCTATGAAAGCTGGTCGATCCCGCTCTCGGTGATGCTTGTCGTGCCGCTCGGCGTGCTCGGCGCGGTGCTGGCGGTGCTGGCGCGCGGTCTGGAGAATGACGTGTTCTTCAAGGTGGGGCTGATTACCATCATCGGGCTTTCCGCCAAGAACGCTATTCTGCTGGTCGAATATGCGCGACACCTGAGGAATGACGGAATGAGCCTTCATCGGGCGGTGCTGCAGGCTTCCCGGTTGCGGCTCAGGCCGATCGTGATGACTTCGCTGGCTTTCATCCTCGGTGTCGTGCCATTGATGATCGCGCACGGCCCCGGCTCCGAAATCCAGAACGCAATCGGAACCGGCGTGTTTGGGGGGATGTTGTCGGCGACCGTGCTTGCGGTTTTCTTCGTGCCGGTGCTCTACGTTACAGTCAGTCGACTGACGACGCGCAAATCGCGGGAAAAGGTCCCGAAGAAAAGCACGGATCCAGCCGCGTGA
- a CDS encoding response regulator, with translation MNNALILIIEDEPEIAEIIGTYMAREGFRVIAAGDGIVGLAHHLRLRPDLVVLDIKLPGQDGYEVLAAIRRRGDTPVIMVTALAEDLDKLQALRIGADDYVVKPFNPLEVVARAKAVLRRTMGRGGGEQVLRVGPLAVDPQAYRAAVETLAGPVTLDLTRTEFRILAHMAASPGRAFERSELVDACLPEGEALDRTVDSHVSNLRRKLTAAGAGGLLTGVRGVGYRLDNADGWADGWAHG, from the coding sequence ATGAACAATGCTCTGATCCTGATTATCGAAGACGAACCCGAGATCGCTGAAATCATCGGGACCTACATGGCGCGCGAGGGCTTCCGGGTCATCGCCGCCGGCGATGGGATTGTCGGGCTTGCCCATCATCTGCGCCTCAGGCCTGATCTGGTGGTGCTCGACATCAAGTTGCCGGGGCAGGACGGTTACGAGGTGCTGGCGGCGATCCGGCGGCGCGGCGACACGCCGGTGATCATGGTCACGGCGCTGGCGGAGGATCTCGACAAGCTGCAGGCGTTGCGCATCGGCGCCGACGATTATGTCGTCAAACCGTTCAACCCGCTTGAGGTCGTGGCCCGCGCCAAAGCCGTGCTGCGCCGGACCATGGGGCGCGGCGGTGGCGAGCAGGTGCTGCGCGTCGGGCCGCTGGCCGTGGATCCGCAGGCCTATCGCGCGGCGGTCGAAACCCTGGCCGGACCGGTGACGCTCGACCTGACGCGGACCGAATTCCGCATTCTCGCCCATATGGCCGCGAGCCCAGGCCGGGCGTTCGAGCGCTCGGAACTGGTCGATGCCTGCCTGCCGGAAGGCGAGGCGCTCGACCGGACCGTGGACAGCCATGTCAGCAATCTGCGCCGCAAGCTGACTGCCGCCGGTGCGGGCGGATTGCTGACCGGCGTGCGCGGCGTCGGCTACCGGCTGGACAATGCGGATGGTTGGGCGGATGGTTGGGCTCATGGCTAG
- a CDS encoding ATP-binding protein yields MARPVAGKLNSQIVRAMIALTLLAFAVVYFGLIAYFFFIYDWLYPEFTDEDFLRTGDVVTLGLLLGIGISSASLLGWFLARRIVAPLKSVAEAARQVAEGDFSARASLRRGNFGEAGDLVGDFNQMAERLQRAEAELQYSNSAIAHELRTPLTILRGRLQGLLDGAFDPSPALYGRLIEHVDDLSAIVEELGTLALGNAGQLDLQVSDLDLAQEAEAALTSLEEPLAMAGITIKRQLESVVTHADRSRLRQAFVALLENCCRYAPQTTVLVETGRAGEHIFFRCTDTGPGLADENRVRAFERFWRADDSRGRARGGSGLGLPIVRAIAQAHGGDALILPSHNTGLSVEFRLPRREQPVSRPVSL; encoded by the coding sequence ATGGCTAGACCCGTGGCTGGAAAACTGAATTCCCAGATCGTCCGGGCGATGATCGCATTGACGCTGCTTGCCTTCGCCGTCGTCTATTTCGGACTGATCGCCTATTTCTTCTTCATCTATGATTGGCTCTATCCGGAGTTCACCGACGAGGATTTCCTGCGCACCGGTGACGTCGTGACCCTGGGCTTGCTGCTCGGCATCGGCATATCGTCGGCCTCATTGCTGGGCTGGTTTCTCGCAAGGCGGATTGTCGCGCCGCTGAAATCGGTTGCCGAGGCCGCGCGCCAGGTCGCGGAGGGCGATTTTTCGGCGCGCGCCTCGTTGCGCCGCGGCAATTTCGGCGAGGCCGGCGATCTGGTCGGCGACTTCAACCAGATGGCGGAGCGGTTGCAGCGCGCCGAGGCCGAATTGCAATACTCGAACTCGGCGATCGCGCATGAGCTCAGGACCCCTTTGACCATTTTGCGCGGGCGCTTGCAGGGCCTGCTGGATGGCGCCTTTGACCCCAGTCCGGCGCTTTATGGCCGGCTGATCGAGCATGTCGATGATCTGTCGGCCATCGTGGAAGAGCTCGGAACGCTGGCGCTGGGCAATGCCGGCCAGCTCGATCTGCAAGTCTCGGATCTTGATCTTGCGCAGGAGGCCGAGGCGGCGCTGACCTCGCTCGAGGAGCCGCTCGCCATGGCCGGGATCACCATCAAACGGCAGTTGGAGAGCGTGGTCACCCATGCCGACCGCTCGCGATTGCGTCAGGCTTTTGTCGCGCTCCTCGAAAACTGCTGCCGCTATGCGCCGCAAACCACCGTGCTCGTGGAGACCGGCCGCGCCGGAGAGCACATCTTCTTCCGTTGCACTGATACCGGCCCCGGGCTTGCCGACGAAAACCGCGTGCGCGCCTTCGAGCGGTTCTGGCGCGCGGACGATTCGCGGGGGCGGGCCAGAGGCGGCTCCGGCTTGGGTTTGCCCATCGTCAGGGCGATTGCGCAGGCGCATGGCGGCGATGCGCTGATCCTGCCCTCCCACAACACCGGGCTTTCCGTCGAATTCCGGCTGCCGCGCCGGGAGCAGCCTGTTTCCCGGCCCGTTTCTTTGTGA
- a CDS encoding MFS transporter — MSAPLRDPKRWLVLVAVTLAFLPVVIDMTVLHVVIPTLTQSLGASGTEVLWIIDIYPLLMAGLLVPMGTLADRVGNRKVLLSGLAIFAVASVVAAFSTSAPMLIGARILLAFGGSMIVPCVLGIIRRSFEDADERALALGLWGTIGSAGAALGPLVGGGLLQHFWWGSVFLINVPLMLVVAPACYFLLPRKEATTPGKWAFGQALLLIAGMISLVYAIKAGFGGSKPLAVILPIMAFGIAMLTLFIRAQLRSDNPMLDLSLFSRPAIVAGIIMALVATGALSGVELTLAQELQYVIGKTPLEAGIFMLPIMVAAAIGGPVAGWLSNTFGLRRVATLSLLLAAGSLAYLGSADFRFPGFDVPAALAVAGLTLSIGLTASSIAIMGSVEPEKGGAAGSLEGTGYELGSGLGITLFGVFMANVFGRAIEIPPDLALPLAEQASRSIGDTYLVASQLPGEQGAALIAAGKAAFSAAHVTLLSVASAVIAALAITVYMLLARYRPIGRASH, encoded by the coding sequence ATGTCTGCCCCTCTCCGTGATCCGAAGCGATGGCTCGTCCTCGTCGCCGTGACGCTCGCCTTCCTCCCCGTCGTCATCGACATGACCGTGCTCCACGTCGTGATCCCGACACTGACCCAGTCGCTTGGCGCCTCCGGCACGGAAGTGCTCTGGATCATCGACATCTATCCGCTCCTCATGGCGGGCCTGCTGGTGCCGATGGGCACGCTGGCCGACCGGGTGGGAAACAGGAAGGTGCTATTGTCGGGCCTTGCGATCTTCGCCGTCGCATCGGTTGTGGCCGCCTTTTCGACAAGCGCGCCGATGCTGATCGGAGCGCGCATCCTGCTTGCGTTCGGCGGCTCTATGATCGTGCCCTGTGTGCTGGGCATCATTCGCCGCAGCTTCGAGGATGCCGACGAGCGTGCGCTCGCGCTCGGGTTATGGGGAACGATCGGATCGGCGGGCGCCGCCCTTGGCCCGCTGGTCGGCGGTGGTCTTCTGCAGCATTTCTGGTGGGGTTCGGTGTTCCTCATCAACGTTCCGCTCATGCTGGTGGTCGCTCCGGCATGCTATTTCCTTTTGCCAAGAAAGGAAGCGACAACGCCCGGCAAATGGGCTTTCGGCCAGGCGCTGCTGCTGATCGCCGGCATGATTTCGCTTGTCTACGCCATCAAGGCGGGCTTTGGCGGCAGCAAGCCGCTCGCGGTCATTCTCCCGATCATGGCATTCGGCATCGCGATGCTGACGCTTTTCATACGCGCGCAGCTTCGCTCGGACAATCCGATGCTCGACCTGTCGCTGTTTTCCCGTCCCGCGATTGTGGCCGGCATCATCATGGCGCTCGTTGCCACCGGCGCGCTTTCCGGCGTCGAGCTGACGCTCGCCCAGGAACTGCAATATGTCATCGGCAAGACGCCGCTCGAAGCGGGCATTTTCATGCTTCCGATCATGGTCGCGGCCGCGATCGGCGGCCCCGTCGCCGGCTGGCTGTCGAACACGTTCGGGCTGCGCCGGGTGGCGACGCTGTCGCTGCTGCTCGCCGCCGGTTCGCTGGCCTATCTCGGCAGCGCCGATTTCCGCTTTCCGGGCTTCGATGTCCCGGCTGCGCTCGCCGTTGCCGGCCTCACCCTCAGCATCGGGCTGACGGCGTCATCGATCGCCATCATGGGATCTGTGGAGCCTGAAAAAGGCGGTGCGGCAGGCTCGCTCGAGGGCACTGGTTATGAACTTGGTTCCGGGCTCGGCATCACACTCTTCGGCGTGTTCATGGCGAACGTCTTCGGCCGGGCGATCGAGATACCGCCGGATCTGGCATTGCCGCTGGCCGAACAGGCCAGCCGTTCGATCGGCGACACCTATCTTGTGGCCAGCCAGTTGCCGGGCGAACAGGGCGCGGCCCTGATCGCCGCCGGCAAGGCTGCGTTCAGCGCGGCCCATGTCACATTGCTGTCCGTGGCGTCTGCCGTGATCGCGGCCCTTGCCATCACCGTCTACATGCTGTTGGCCCGGTATCGCCCGATCGGACGCGCCAGCCACTGA
- a CDS encoding TetR/AcrR family transcriptional regulator, with the protein MTIAEDIVNIEGPQALTIDALAKAAGISKGGVQYSFSSKDELVKGLVDRWTTQFDALVADIESVGPIGFVRSYIAAMRTSQGTIDAKLAGLMIAYMQNPQNRMETANWYRSILSKMGDTQEARAARTAFLAVEGLVTLRIWGAEDSVDLQSQLDDIEAMLLKDGACN; encoded by the coding sequence TTGACGATCGCCGAAGACATCGTGAACATCGAGGGGCCACAGGCGCTGACGATCGATGCCCTGGCAAAAGCTGCGGGCATATCGAAAGGCGGCGTTCAATATTCATTTTCGTCGAAGGATGAACTGGTCAAAGGGCTGGTCGATCGTTGGACCACCCAGTTCGATGCCCTTGTAGCCGACATCGAGAGCGTGGGGCCGATCGGCTTTGTGCGCAGCTACATCGCCGCCATGCGCACCTCGCAGGGGACCATCGATGCCAAGCTGGCGGGGCTCATGATCGCCTACATGCAAAACCCTCAAAACCGCATGGAGACCGCGAACTGGTACCGGTCGATCCTGTCGAAAATGGGCGACACCCAGGAGGCGCGTGCGGCCCGAACCGCGTTTCTGGCCGTGGAGGGGCTGGTGACGCTGCGGATCTGGGGGGCGGAGGACAGCGTCGATCTGCAATCGCAACTCGATGACATCGAGGCGATGCTGCTCAAAGATGGCGCTTGCAACTGA